From Danio rerio strain Tuebingen ecotype United States chromosome 7, GRCz12tu, whole genome shotgun sequence, the proteins below share one genomic window:
- the snapc2 gene encoding snRNA-activating protein complex subunit 2, with amino-acid sequence MKPPRRQRTVPSRFHKTPEQEQIDSARSLCKGWNRKDLHSFLQALKQQQDFESEIDLTEIQKKIPQRSLKQIENLINKVKLRVLQKVFKQVKSQRKKERKAKVPIETWGEMVQKISTSHGKTISAAFSQMLVVAATEPCSLMHSEPPHPVTQTPVFSRLYPAHTPNTPSRPTTSGVSPSSSVSTASAVSFIRPDSSSSAAGHIGKSDTVSSSLHQEPVMPEASTPTSSSSQSRSEAEAAVSSPVSSRPSPSTSSNKPSPISLELLGHDYPCKPRIMKSVVNFDKIYAYLGDMDSKTCSSALSSMECAVLLDLLMCLPEELPLLDCKGLQHHLLQLHSQLSKPTVKPESYSNGPLSGEANSSTSVQKLCAAAGSSEKHGPVKDSDDWASAGICPLNPLSVPVTLLKRKSVDCDK; translated from the exons ATGAAACCTCCACGTCGTCAGCGAACTGTCCCATCACGCTTCCATAAAACCCCTGAGCAAGAACAGATAGATAGTGCCAGATCACTCTGCAAAGGATGGAATCGCAAAGACCTCCACAGCTTCTTGCAGGCTTTAAAACAGCAGCAGGATTTTGAATCTGAAATAGATCTGACTGAGATTCAAAAGAAGATTCCTCAGCGTTCTCTCAAACAG ATTGAAAACCTGATAAACAAAGTGAAGTTGCGTGTGCTACAGAAGGTGTTTAAACAGGTCAAGAGTCAGAGGAAAAAGGAACGCAAGGCTAAAGTTCCCATTGAAACCTGGGGAGAAATGGTACAGAAAATCTCTACATCTCATGGGAAGACTATTTCCGCTGCCTTTTCCCAG aTGCTTGTGGTTGCTGCCACCGAGCCCTGTAGCCTGATGCACTCTGAACCTCCACACCCCGTTACACAAACACCTGTTTTCTCCCGTCTTTACCCTGCTCACACCCCTAACACCCCTTCACGGCCTACCACCTCTGGCGTGAGCCCAAGCTCCAGTGTTTCCACTGCCTCAGCCGTATCATTCATTCGACCTGACTCTAGTTCAAGCGCTGCTGGCCACATTGGCAAATCTGATACGGTATCGAGCAGTTTACATCAAGAGCCAGTCATGCCTGAAGCATCCACACCCACATCAAGTTCCAGCCAGTCGCGATCAGAAGCAGAAGCAGCAGTGTCCAGTCCTGTGTCCAGCAGACCATCTCCATCAACTTCCTCAAATAAGCCCAGTCCAATTTCGTTGGAACTGCTAGGTCACGATTACCCATGCAAACCAAGAATAATGAAGAGCGTTGTGAACTTTGACAAGATTTATGCATATTTAGGTGACATGGACTCGAAAACCTGCAGTTCAGCTCTTTCTTCAATGG AGTGTGCAGTGCTGCTGGATCTGCTGATGTGTTTGCCTGAGGAGCTCCCGTTACTGGACTGCAAGGGGCTTCAACATCACCTCCTCCAGTTACACTCGCAGCTCTCCAAGCCCACAGTGAAGCCAGAATCCTATTCAAATGGCCCACTTTCTGGTGAAGCTAACAGCTCTACATCAGTACAGAAGCTTTGCGCTGCTGCCGGATCCAGTGAAAAGCATGGACCAGTGAAGGACAGTGATGACTGGGCCTCGGCTGGCATCTGTCCTCTCAATCCTCTGTCAGTTCCAGTAACTTTGCTGAAAAGAAAATCTGTGGATTGTGATAAATGA